TGCGGCGGCAGCGGCTGTTCCTGAATGTAGGTGACGACCCGCTCCGGCGGGGGATCGATCGCAGTACCGGCCACGGCACCGACCACACCACCCACGGCCGCGCCTACCGGGCCGCCGACAATCGCGCCGGTAACGGCTCCGCCTGCTGCGCCCGTCAATGCACCTTCCTGCGCGAAGGCCGGAGCAGATACGGACGCAAGTAGTACCGCAGATACGGCGAGAATCTTCATGGTCATGGCGAGTTCCTTTCGTTTCTGTCATGCCAATGACGAAACAATCCGAACCACCGGACTTTGTTCCTGCGATATATTCCCTGCGAAATAGGCAGGGCGCTTAACGTTTTTCGTTAAACGTTGGCCTCAGTGGGAGATTTCGACACTGAGGCAGGCCAGAATTTTCCTTAAAATACCTTTGCGGCCGTCACTTCGACCTCGACGAGAAAGTCCGCGCGGGTGAACCCGCCGACCACGATCAGCGTGGAAACCGGCTTGGGCTCCAGCGTGTAGCGGTCGCGCACCGCCATGTAGGCGGCAAAGTCCTCGCGCTTGGTCACGAAGCCGGAAATGCGGATCACGTCTGCGAAGGTCATGCCGGCTTGATCGAGAATTGCCTTGATCGCCTCGAAGCAGAGTTCCGCCTGACCGGTGACATCGGACGGAATGCTGTCATCGACGCCAATGCCCAGCTGACCGGATGTCACCAGCAGGCTAGCGCCCGGCGGCACCAGCAGGCCGTGATTGTAGTTGCCGAACGGCGCACGGACAGATGAGGGATTGAAGACGCGTTTCATGAGGGTGTTGCTCCTTTAAGTCGCGACGACATCGGTCCGGTCGCGCCGGACCTCGTGGAAGATATGACCGAACAACGCCGCAAGCACGATGGGGCCGCCGATCATCGTTGCCGCCGAAGGCGTTTCGCCGAGGATCAGCCATACCCACAGCGGCGTCAGCGGCACCTCCAGCGAGGTTAGCAGGCTGGCATCGGCGGCGGGAACCCGGCGCGAACCTGCCGTATAGAGGATCAGGCCGACCGCATTCTGAACAATACCGAAAACGACGATGAGCCCCATGTCACTGGCGCTGACCGAAAGAGGTGCAGCGAAGGAGAAGGTCAGCAGTGAACAGAGCCAGGCGGAACCGGCCATCGCCGGCAACATCGGCACGCCGCGATATTTCCGCATCACGGTTGCCAGAGCGGCAACGGAAATCGTCATGATGGCGGCAAGCACCTTGCCGAACAGCCCCCCGCTTTCGCCGCCGCTATCGGCGAGCATGACCAGAACGCCGCAGATCGCGACCGCGCTGGCGATCAGGGTCGCGCGCGTCGCCTTCTCCCCGATCCACAAATAGGCGACACCCGCGGTCACGAAGGGCACGGTGGCATAGA
The window above is part of the Rhizobium sp. ACO-34A genome. Proteins encoded here:
- a CDS encoding permease — its product is MTLDDPRQYRLGVLYVAISALAWSTSGLFIRTITADLMTMLFWRGLVSGSCVLMLFFYMERGAAITILKRMRAPSFMAMFFSAVSMISGIGSMYYTSVADAMVIYATVPFVTAGVAYLWIGEKATRATLIASAVAICGVLVMLADSGGESGGLFGKVLAAIMTISVAALATVMRKYRGVPMLPAMAGSAWLCSLLTFSFAAPLSVSASDMGLIVVFGIVQNAVGLILYTAGSRRVPAADASLLTSLEVPLTPLWVWLILGETPSAATMIGGPIVLAALFGHIFHEVRRDRTDVVAT
- a CDS encoding enamine deaminase RidA, whose amino-acid sequence is MKRVFNPSSVRAPFGNYNHGLLVPPGASLLVTSGQLGIGVDDSIPSDVTGQAELCFEAIKAILDQAGMTFADVIRISGFVTKREDFAAYMAVRDRYTLEPKPVSTLIVVGGFTRADFLVEVEVTAAKVF